Part of the Candidatus Binatus sp. genome, GCGGCAGTTGGTCGCAAGCCGACGGCAATCCCACCAACCAGTCACCGCCGCCGTACAACGCTTTGCCCGACGTTCCCGTGATGCGGTTGCTGGTCGATCGCAACGATCCCCGTGGACAGACGGTGTTGGCCGCAACCGATATCGGCGTGTTCATCACAACCGATGGGGGCGCCGACTGGGAGCCGCTGAATGTCGGGATGCTCTCGGGCGTGCCGGTCGCCGATTTGCAACAAAATCAGAACGGAGTGATCTTCGCCGCTACCCGCGGGCGCGGCGTGTACCAATTGACCGGCGAAGGATCGCCTGGACCGTCTCCGACGCCGGTCCGGACCTCGACCCGAACCGCCACATCGACGCCCACCCGCACGATCGCCGCGACGCCCACTCCAATCGCGACCCTAACTGCCACACACACCGCAACTGTCTCTCGCACTGCCACGCGCACTGTGACGAGGACCGCAACGAGGACTGCTACGCCGACCGCGACTCGAACGCCAACCCGGACGCCGACTCGCACCTCGACCAGAACACCGACCAAAACCGCGACCAGGACCGCAACCCGGACGCCGACTCGCACCTCGACCAGAACACCGACCAAAACCGCGACCAGGACCGCAACCCGGACGCCGACTCGCACCTCGACCAGAACTCCCACCAGAACTGCCACCAGGACCGCAACCCGGACGCCGACTCGCACGCGAACCGCGACCGCCACCATCACGAAAACTCCGACTCCTATGCCGACGACCGCCGCCGGATTGTTCCTCTCGCCCGACTCACGATGAACTGCTCTTCAATCAGCGAGGAGATTGGATAGATCAACAGGCTGCCGAGAAAGTCGGTCACCGCTTCGTCATTGACCCACTTCATCACCGCGTCGAGGTCGGATTTTTCGTAGCTCTGAGCCTGACCAGCTTGCCTTCCATGATTTCGTCCTCGCCGATTTTTCCCGCTCGAAAAACAGAAGGGCGACCCGCCGGGCCGCCCTCCAGAGTCACATCAGAATCAAAAGTGGCTAGCCCTTGGGCAACCCGAGCACGCGCTCGCCGATAATGTTGTGCTGGATTTCGCTGGTGCCGCCGGCGATCGTTAGCGCCCTCGACGCGAGCATCCGGTACGACCACTTGCCGTTGTCGATCGCGTGCGGCGCATGAAACTCCATCTGGCTGTAGGGCCCGAGCAGTTCCATCGCGAATTTGTTCATTCGAAGATTGAGTTCGCTGACGCCAAGTTTCAGCACCGATCCTTCGGGCCCCGGCGGCAAGCCCTTGAGCCGCCGCGTCAATTGACGAAAACCGGTGTAGCGCAGCGCCGCCGCCTCGCACGCGAACTGCCCGAGCTTCTGCCGCACGCTATCGTCTTCCCACGCACTGTGCCCGTTGGCCGGAACCGCCTTCGCCAGCTCGGCGATTTCCCTGACCTGGCCCATCAGGTCGCGCCCGCCGCCGATTCCCGATCGCTCGAACATCAGCGTCGTGATCGCCACCTGCCATCCCTGGTTCTTCTCGCCGATCAGATTTTTCTTGGGCGCCTTCACGTCTTCGAAAAATACTTCGTTGAAGTTCGCATCGCCGGTGATCTGCACCAGCGGACGCACCGTCACGCCCGGACTATGCATATCCACCAGCACGTAGCTGATTCCCTTATGCTTCGGCGCATCCGGATCGGTGCGCACCAGCAGGATGCACATGTCCGCGTGATGCGCGTCCGACGTCCACACCTTCTGCCCGTTGATAATGAAGTAGTCGCCCTCTTCCACCGCCCGCGTCTGCAAGCCCGCCACGTCGGAACCGGCGCCGGGTTCCGAATAGCCCTGGCACCAGAGTTCGTCGGCCGAAAGGATTTTCGGCACGTAGCGTTGCTTCTGCTCTTCGGTGCCCCAATGAATGATCGTCGGCCCGACCAGCATGATCCCGAGGCCGTTCACCAGCGCCGGCGAATTAACTTTGGATAGTTCCTCGTTGTAGATGATCTGCTGCGTCAGCGTCGCGCCGCGTCCGCCGTATTCCTTCGGCCAACTGATACCGACCCATCCGCCGGCGTGCATCTTCTGGTGCCATTCGAGGCGCTTCTTCCAGTCCTCTGCGGTCCCTTCGCGCATGAAGTCCGTGTCGTGCTCGGCCTCCTGTCGCTTGGGCAGGTTAGCTTGCAGCCAACTGTGGAACTCGCTCCGAAACGCCTCGTCTTCGGCGCTGAACTTGAAATCCATGATTCCTCCGCGGGCCGGAAACGGACGATACGAAAGCTGGCCGCACGTCATCGATGTCGGCCGCCCGCTCCGCTCCCTAACAAGTGTTATATAGAATAGCCGCCGCGCTCCTTCAAGGTTCGCACTTTTAGCGCTGGGTCGGATCGATGCAGCTGGGCTCAACTCCTTGCCCCGTTCGGGCGCCGGGCAGTCGATACTCCCTGACGTGCGGCGGCATCGAAATCGATTGCGCCACGCGCGCATCGGCGATCGGCGCGCGCGCCGAAATCGCGAGCGAAATCTCGCCCGCCCAAATCGGCAGCGCATAGTCCGCTTCGTCGTCGATCGCAGGTCCCGTGCGAATCTTAGCCGACGCCTCGGTGATCGGAATCGACAGCACCGAAGTCGCCGCCAGTTCCTTCGAGTTCGGCTGGCGGATGTGCTCCCAGCGGCCGGGCGCGACATGGTCGATTAGTCCGCGCATCGCGGCGAGCTTGCTCGCTTCGCCGGTAACCAGCGATGCGGCGCCAAGAATCACCGCCGACCGATAATTCACCGAGTGATGAAACGCCGATCGCGCCAGCACCAGCCCGTCGATATGCGTGACCGTCACGCAAATTGGCGCGCCCGCGGCCGCCGCGCCGAGCAGCCGGCTCGCGGCGGAGCCGTGGATATAGAGCGTCTCGCCGATCCGCGCGTGCAGCGTCGGAATCACGTACGGCTGTCCGTCGAGCGCAAACCCGACGTGGCATACGAGCGCGTTGTCGAGGATCGAGTTGATGCTCGCGCGATCGTAGGCGGCGCGCTTCGGCAGGCGTTTCACCCGCGTGCGCGGCGTGGCGCGAACTTCCGCGTTGTCTGCCATCGTGGATTTGATCGTCGCTTCCATCTGCTCCATCCTTTTGTTACACTACAAAACTATGAACGTAACGGTACATTATCAGATTCGCGGCGACACCAGCAATCAGATCGCTGCCAGCATCGAGGACGCGATCAGGACCGGCCGCCTCGGCGCCGGCGATCGCCTGCCGACCGTGCGCGCGCTCGCGCTCCGGCTGAAAGTCAGCCCGACCACCGTCGCCGCCGCCTACAATTCCTTGCGCGTCCGCGGCCTGGTCCACGGCGCGGGCCGGCGCGGCACCGTCGTGAACCGCAGGCCCGCGCTGGCGACTTCGATTCGCAGCGCGCTATCGAAGCCGCGCAAAGGACTCCGCAATCTCGCCGACGGCGGGCCCGATCCCGCGATGCTGCCGCCGCTCAAGCCGTTTCTCGCCCGCCTCGACGGCAGCCCGGGCCAGTACGGCGACGACGAAAATCGCCCCGCCTTGGTAAAGCTCGCAACCCGGCAGTTCAAGAGCGACGGCATCGCAGTCGGCGAACTGGCGATCGTCAGCGGCGCGCTCAGCGGAATCGAGCGTGTGATGCAAGCCTACTTGAGTCCGGGCGATATCGTCGCGGTCGAAGACCCGAGCTACACGGGAGTCCTTGACCTGATCGCCGCGATGGGCCTGATCGCGGAGCCGATGGCGCTCGACGATTCGGGTCCCCTGCCCGACGAAATGAATCGTGCGCTCCGGCGCGGCGCGAAGGCCTGCATCGTAACGCCGCGCGCGCAGAATCCGACCGGCGCGGCGCTCGACAAAAAACGCGCGACAGAACTGCGCCCGGTGCTCGCGCGTTATCCGCAGGTCGTGCTGATCGAGGACGATCATGCCGGCCCCGCCGCCGGCGCGCCCGCGATCACGCTTTCGCGCGGCGTTGTGCGATGGGCGCTGATACGATCGGTGTCGAAGTCGCTCGCCCCGGATTTGCGCGTCGGCGTGATGGCGGGTGACGAGCAGACCATCGCGCGCGTCCACGGGCGCCAGAGTCTAGGCCCGCGATGGGTCAGTCATATCCTGCAGGACCTGGTCGCTTTAGTGTGGGCGGATCCTGCGACTCCACATCTGTTGAAAACCGCGGCGCTCACCTACTCGCGGCGCCGCGCGGCGTTGATCGATTCGCTGGCTGAACACGGAATCGAAGCGCGCGGCCGCTCGGGCCTCAACGTATGGATTCCGGTCGCGGAGGAAAGCGCGGTAGTGCAGGCGATGGCTGAAAAAGGATGGGCAATCCGCGCCGGCGAATCTTATCGAATCAAAAGCGGCCCCGCGGTAAGGATAACCGTCGCGACGCTTACACCCGATGAATCGAAGCGATTGGCGAACGATCTCGCCGCCGCAATCCGCCCTCGCTCGCGGGTCCAGACTGCGTAGTCGGGTTCGCGTTTGGCGTGGTTGGGAGCTATACACCGTAGCCGGGGCGCGTAGAGCTGCGGTATGCGCCGACGAACTTGTTGAGCATGTGATGAGTCGGCGCGAGCGAATTGAAGAACGAATACTGCATCCAGGCCGGCGCGTTGCCGTACATCTCCACGATTCGCTCGGCGCTCTGCTGCGACATCGTGGACGCCAGACACTCGATCGGCAGTTCGCGCACGCTGCTGTCGAACGGGATCGTCAGCGTCATCAGATTCTTCACATTGCGGCCGTGCATCGCGGCGTACATCAGCGCGAGCAGCGCGCCGAAGCAGTAGCCCAGCACCGAGATCTGTTCGACGCCGCTGTGAATCTGGATCGCGCGCACCGCGTTCGCAATATCGATGTTCACGTAGGCGTCGAAGCCGCGCCACTTGTCGGATGCCTGCGGCGGTATCCAATCGATCAGGTAAACGTCGAAGCCCCGGTTCACCAGCACCTCGACCACGCTGCGGCCGGGCTGGAGATCGAGGATGAACGGCCGCTTGATCAGCGAGTAGATGAGCAACAGCGGCGTGCGCTGATGCGCGTCGCCCTTCGCGGCGTAGTAGCGCAGCTTCACCAGGCCACCTTCGTAGATCACACGCGAGGGCGTCGTGGGCGGCGGATCGGCCATCGGGATGCCGAAGCCGGTGCGGAACGCGTCGAGCG contains:
- a CDS encoding alpha/beta fold hydrolase, yielding MAAISEVASFWMEGALRTLDAFRTGFGIPMADPPPTTPSRVIYEGGLVKLRYYAAKGDAHQRTPLLLIYSLIKRPFILDLQPGRSVVEVLVNRGFDVYLIDWIPPQASDKWRGFDAYVNIDIANAVRAIQIHSGVEQISVLGYCFGALLALMYAAMHGRNVKNLMTLTIPFDSSVRELPIECLASTMSQQSAERIVEMYGNAPAWMQYSFFNSLAPTHHMLNKFVGAYRSSTRPGYGV
- a CDS encoding aminotransferase class I/II-fold pyridoxal phosphate-dependent enzyme; the encoded protein is MNVTVHYQIRGDTSNQIAASIEDAIRTGRLGAGDRLPTVRALALRLKVSPTTVAAAYNSLRVRGLVHGAGRRGTVVNRRPALATSIRSALSKPRKGLRNLADGGPDPAMLPPLKPFLARLDGSPGQYGDDENRPALVKLATRQFKSDGIAVGELAIVSGALSGIERVMQAYLSPGDIVAVEDPSYTGVLDLIAAMGLIAEPMALDDSGPLPDEMNRALRRGAKACIVTPRAQNPTGAALDKKRATELRPVLARYPQVVLIEDDHAGPAAGAPAITLSRGVVRWALIRSVSKSLAPDLRVGVMAGDEQTIARVHGRQSLGPRWVSHILQDLVALVWADPATPHLLKTAALTYSRRRAALIDSLAEHGIEARGRSGLNVWIPVAEESAVVQAMAEKGWAIRAGESYRIKSGPAVRITVATLTPDESKRLANDLAAAIRPRSRVQTA
- a CDS encoding acyl-CoA dehydrogenase family protein, with translation MDFKFSAEDEAFRSEFHSWLQANLPKRQEAEHDTDFMREGTAEDWKKRLEWHQKMHAGGWVGISWPKEYGGRGATLTQQIIYNEELSKVNSPALVNGLGIMLVGPTIIHWGTEEQKQRYVPKILSADELWCQGYSEPGAGSDVAGLQTRAVEEGDYFIINGQKVWTSDAHHADMCILLVRTDPDAPKHKGISYVLVDMHSPGVTVRPLVQITGDANFNEVFFEDVKAPKKNLIGEKNQGWQVAITTLMFERSGIGGGRDLMGQVREIAELAKAVPANGHSAWEDDSVRQKLGQFACEAAALRYTGFRQLTRRLKGLPPGPEGSVLKLGVSELNLRMNKFAMELLGPYSQMEFHAPHAIDNGKWSYRMLASRALTIAGGTSEIQHNIIGERVLGLPKG
- a CDS encoding pyridoxamine 5'-phosphate oxidase family protein, which translates into the protein MEATIKSTMADNAEVRATPRTRVKRLPKRAAYDRASINSILDNALVCHVGFALDGQPYVIPTLHARIGETLYIHGSAASRLLGAAAAGAPICVTVTHIDGLVLARSAFHHSVNYRSAVILGAASLVTGEASKLAAMRGLIDHVAPGRWEHIRQPNSKELAATSVLSIPITEASAKIRTGPAIDDEADYALPIWAGEISLAISARAPIADARVAQSISMPPHVREYRLPGARTGQGVEPSCIDPTQR